A genomic segment from Pristiophorus japonicus isolate sPriJap1 chromosome 16, sPriJap1.hap1, whole genome shotgun sequence encodes:
- the mrpl27 gene encoding large ribosomal subunit protein bL27m, whose product MAALMFFSRMVGTCAQTGFLTFPHSAVTTVRYASKKAGGSSKNLGGKSPGRRYGWKKGDGDFVHTGNILATQRLIRWHPGANVAMGRNKTLVALEDGNVHYTKEVYIPPPRSLETMKMISRLPKGAVLYKTFINVVPVKQEGCFKLVDML is encoded by the exons ATGGCGGCGCTCATGTTCTTTAGCCGAATGGTCGGGACCTGTGCTCAGACCG GATTTTTGACTTTTCCACATTCGGCAGTTACTACCGTGCGATATGCATCCAAAAAAGCAGGAGGCAGTTCCAAAAATCTGGGCGGCAAGAGCCCAGGTCGACGTTACGGATGGAAGAAAGGAGATG GGGATTTTGTTCATACGGGAAACATTCTGGCAACTCAGCGCCTGATTCGCTGGcacccaggagccaat GTAGCAATGGGTCGGAACAAGACACTCGTCGCCCTTGAAGATGGCAACGTCCACTATACGAAGGAGGTCTACATCCCTCCACCCCGCAGCTTGGAGACCATGAAAATGATCTCTCGCCTTCCAAAGGGGGCTGTCCTTTACAAGACGTTTATCAATGTGGTCCCCGTCAAGCAGGAAGGCTGTTTTAAGCTGGTGGATATGCTTTGA